One genomic window of Conger conger chromosome 7, fConCon1.1, whole genome shotgun sequence includes the following:
- the LOC133133803 gene encoding organic solute transporter subunit alpha-like — translation MDNLNMTIDPSCLREAPLAVDVIKQLDVFGIILYSCLTLMAAVSLLVYLEECVYVYKKVPSPKKTTIIWVIGAAPVIATMSCLGLWIPKAIMFTEMTSSSYFAIVVYKFLILMLEECGGDEEFLRRCGKGRFRISTGPCCCCCPCLPRVPVTRRMLTILKFGSLQFALLKTVFCIICIVLWTNGNFDLTDLGITGTAIWINPFVGILTIIALWPVAIMFMHVRNILRSQKIIPKYAMYQLVLVLSQLQTAIINILALNGSIACAPPFSSQVRGSLMSQQLLILEMFIITLVNRLLFRRHYDPLPAADQHEKDNAENATIILHRESGDNMA, via the exons AACTGGATGTTTTCGGGATAATTCTGTACTCCTGCTTGACCCTGATGGCTGCGGTGTCTCTGCTGGTTTACCTGGAAGAGTGCGTGTACGTCTACAAGAAAGTCCCGTCTCCCAAGAAAACCACCATCATATGGGTGATCGGTGCTGCCCCG GTCATTGCCACCATGTCCTGCCTGGGGCTCTGGATTCCCAAAGCAATAATGTTCACGGAAATGACCTCGTCTTC GTACTTTGCAATTGTTGTTTACAAGTTCTTGATCCTGATGCTggaggagtgtgggggagaCGAGGAGTTTCTGAGACGTTGTGGGAAGGGCCGGTTCCGGATTAGCACTGGgccctgctgttgctgctgtccCTGTCTGCCACGTGTTCCGGTCACACG GCGAATGCTGACCATATTAAAGTTTGGATCACTCCAGtttgccctgctgaaaaccgTCTTCTGCATTATATGCATAGTGTTGTGGACCAATGGGAACTTTGACCTCACTGAT CTGGGTATAACTGGAACTGCGATCTGGATCAACCCGTTTGTGGGCATTCTCACCATCATCGCACTCTGGCCCGTGGCCATCATGTTCATGCATGTCCGCAACATCTTGAGAAGCCAGAAGATCATTCCCAAGTATGCCATGTACCAG CTGGTGCTAGTCCTAAGTCAGCTGCAGACTGCCATTATCAACATCCTGGCACTGAATGGATCTATTGCCTGTGCACCGCCCTTCTCCTCCCAGGTCCGAGGATCCT TGATGAGCCAGCAGTTGCTGATTTTGGAGATGTTCATCATAACACTGGTGAATCGCCTGCTGTTTCGACGGCACTACGACCCGCTCCCCGCTGCTGACCAGCACGAAAAGGACAACGCTGAGAACGCCACAATCATCTTGCACCGTGAGAGTGGGGACAATATGGCATGA